In Pedobacter heparinus DSM 2366, the following are encoded in one genomic region:
- a CDS encoding beta-ketoacyl-ACP synthase III has product MNKIHAAITAVHGYVPDYVLTNKELESIVDTTDEWITSRTGIKERRILKGEGLGTSDMAVHAVNGLLKKRGISAEEIELIIFCTTTPDMPFPASANILADKIGAKNAWGYDLQAACSGFIFGLSTASQFIESGKHKKVLVVGGDKMSSIINYQDRTTCIIFGDGCGAVLLEPNEEGLGIMDSILRTDGAGKQFLHQKAGGSARPATHETIDNNEHVVYQEGQAVFKFAVTNMADVAAEIMERNNLTSDDVTWLVPHQANKRIIDATANRMGVGSEKVMINIQRYGNTTNGTIPLCLWEWENQLKKGDNLILAAFGGGFTWGSVYLKWAY; this is encoded by the coding sequence ATGAATAAAATTCACGCTGCGATTACAGCTGTTCATGGTTATGTGCCAGACTACGTACTGACCAACAAAGAGCTTGAATCAATTGTAGACACTACGGATGAATGGATCACATCCAGAACAGGTATCAAAGAGCGAAGAATATTGAAAGGTGAAGGATTAGGCACTTCAGATATGGCTGTACATGCCGTAAATGGTTTGCTAAAGAAACGCGGGATCAGCGCAGAAGAAATTGAACTGATTATCTTTTGCACCACAACACCGGACATGCCTTTCCCGGCATCTGCAAATATTCTGGCAGATAAGATTGGCGCTAAAAATGCATGGGGATATGATCTTCAGGCCGCCTGTTCAGGTTTCATTTTTGGATTATCAACGGCATCACAGTTTATTGAATCTGGAAAACATAAAAAAGTACTGGTAGTGGGCGGTGATAAAATGTCATCGATCATTAATTACCAGGACCGTACTACCTGCATCATTTTTGGTGATGGCTGTGGTGCAGTTTTACTGGAACCCAATGAAGAAGGTCTCGGCATCATGGATTCTATATTAAGAACCGATGGAGCCGGAAAACAATTTTTACACCAGAAAGCCGGCGGATCGGCCCGACCTGCAACACACGAAACTATAGACAACAATGAGCATGTGGTTTACCAGGAAGGCCAGGCCGTGTTTAAATTTGCAGTAACCAATATGGCGGATGTTGCTGCCGAGATTATGGAACGTAACAACCTTACCTCCGATGATGTAACCTGGCTGGTACCACACCAGGCCAACAAGCGGATCATTGATGCTACTGCAAACAGAATGGGCGTAGGTTCGGAAAAAGTAATGATCAACATACAGCGTTATGGCAATACCACTAATGGTACAATCCCCCTATGTTTGTGGGAATGGGAAAACCAGTTGAAAAAAGGCGACAATCTGATATTGGCCGCATTTGGAGGAGGCTTTACCTGGGGTTCTGTTTATTTAAAATGGGCCTATTAA
- the accB gene encoding acetyl-CoA carboxylase biotin carboxyl carrier protein, whose translation MDIKQIQELIKFVSRSGVNEVAIEQENFKITIKTNQAPTYVQATVPAQIAPAVAPTAAAPQPVAPTETKSAPVEDTSKYITIKSPMIGTFYRSASPDKPSFANVGDEITAGKVICIIEAMKLFNEIESEVSGKIVKVLVDNASPVEYDQPLFLVEPV comes from the coding sequence ATGGATATTAAACAAATTCAGGAACTTATTAAATTTGTTTCTCGTTCGGGCGTAAACGAAGTAGCTATTGAGCAGGAAAACTTCAAGATCACCATTAAAACCAATCAGGCACCTACCTATGTTCAGGCAACTGTTCCTGCCCAGATTGCGCCTGCTGTTGCACCAACTGCTGCTGCACCACAGCCGGTTGCCCCTACCGAAACCAAATCTGCACCTGTTGAAGATACTTCAAAATACATCACCATTAAATCGCCAATGATTGGTACTTTCTATCGCTCTGCGAGTCCGGATAAGCCTTCGTTCGCAAATGTTGGAGATGAAATTACTGCAGGCAAAGTGATCTGTATCATTGAGGCGATGAAACTTTTCAATGAAATAGAAAGTGAAGTGTCAGGAAAAATTGTAAAAGTTCTTGTCGACAATGCTTCACCTGTAGAGTATGATCAACCTTTATTTTTAGTAGAGCCGGTTTAA
- the accC gene encoding acetyl-CoA carboxylase biotin carboxylase subunit, translating into MFKKILIANRGEIALRIIRTCKEMGIKTVAVYSTADRESLHVRFADEAVCIGPPPSKDSYLSIPNIISAAELTNADAIHPGYGFLSENAKFSSVCRDYGIKFIGATPEQINSMGDKASAKETMKKAGVPTIPGSEGLVENIKEGIVTANEIGYPVILKATAGGGGRGMRVVWKDEDFENAWDSARQESGAAFGNDGLYLEKYIEDPRHIEIQIIGDQYGKACHLSERDCSIQRRHQKLVEEAPSPFMTPELRERMGEAAIKGAIAVQYEGAGTIEFLVDKHRNFYFMEMNTRIQVEHPVTEEVINYDLIKEQIKVASGVPISGKNYLPDMHAIECRINAEDPFNNFRPSPGKITNFHSPGGHGVRVDTHVYAGYQIPSNYDSMIAKLICVAQTREEAISTMERALSEFVIEGVKTTIPFHLKLMKDPNFRAGNFTTKFMETFEFSE; encoded by the coding sequence ATGTTTAAAAAGATACTAATTGCCAATAGGGGCGAAATTGCTTTACGCATTATTCGGACCTGTAAAGAAATGGGCATCAAAACCGTAGCGGTTTACTCTACTGCCGACAGAGAGAGTTTACACGTACGTTTTGCTGATGAAGCTGTTTGTATTGGCCCGCCACCAAGTAAAGATTCTTACCTGAGCATTCCAAATATCATTTCTGCAGCTGAGCTGACCAATGCGGATGCCATACACCCGGGATACGGATTCTTATCTGAAAACGCGAAATTTTCTTCTGTTTGCCGTGATTATGGGATTAAGTTCATTGGGGCAACACCAGAACAGATCAATTCTATGGGCGATAAGGCATCGGCCAAAGAAACCATGAAAAAAGCAGGGGTACCTACTATCCCTGGTTCGGAAGGTTTGGTAGAGAACATCAAAGAAGGTATTGTAACGGCCAACGAGATCGGCTACCCGGTAATCCTTAAGGCTACTGCTGGTGGTGGTGGACGTGGAATGCGCGTAGTCTGGAAAGATGAAGATTTTGAAAATGCATGGGACAGTGCCAGACAGGAGTCGGGTGCAGCTTTTGGAAATGACGGACTTTATCTGGAAAAATATATTGAGGATCCACGTCACATAGAAATCCAGATCATCGGAGATCAGTATGGCAAGGCCTGCCATTTATCGGAGCGCGACTGTTCTATACAGCGCAGGCACCAGAAACTGGTGGAAGAGGCCCCATCACCTTTCATGACACCTGAATTGCGGGAAAGAATGGGCGAAGCGGCCATTAAAGGAGCTATTGCTGTTCAGTATGAAGGTGCGGGCACCATAGAATTCCTGGTAGATAAACACCGCAATTTCTATTTTATGGAAATGAATACCCGCATCCAGGTAGAACATCCGGTAACAGAAGAAGTGATCAATTACGATTTAATTAAAGAACAGATCAAAGTTGCCTCGGGTGTTCCGATTTCGGGAAAGAATTATTTACCTGATATGCATGCTATTGAATGCCGGATAAACGCGGAAGATCCATTTAATAATTTCAGGCCCTCTCCGGGTAAAATAACAAATTTCCACTCTCCGGGCGGACATGGGGTAAGGGTTGATACGCACGTTTATGCAGGTTATCAGATTCCTTCAAACTATGACTCTATGATTGCCAAGCTGATCTGCGTTGCACAAACCCGTGAAGAAGCGATCAGTACTATGGAGCGGGCTTTAAGTGAATTTGTGATAGAGGGTGTAAAAACCACGATACCTTTCCACTTAAAATTAATGAAAGATCCTAACTTTAGGGCGGGTAATTTTACGACTAAATTTATGGAGACTTTCGAGTTTTCAGAATAA
- the tatC gene encoding twin-arginine translocase subunit TatC, with amino-acid sequence MSDNKKRDLIGAIKEKGKTLEAEMSFFDHIDVLRKHLLRSLLVVVLFTIGAFWFSDFIFNDLIMGPKNPDFWTYRMMCKMAAAWPNLIGSDFCITHIDAKIINTEMAGQFTLQINACVMVGIILGIPYILFELWLFIKPALHDNERKSASHFVMFASTLFFIGILFGYYIVCPLSVNFLTNFTVSPDIQNTFTITSYLSSVATLTIGSGIIFQLPVVIYILSKFGIMTPKFMRSTRRYAAVIILIVAAVVTPTADVMTMLVVAFPLFVLYELSIFISANIERKRNKELYGVAKVKKS; translated from the coding sequence ATGAGTGATAATAAAAAACGTGACCTGATTGGGGCCATCAAAGAAAAAGGAAAGACTTTAGAGGCAGAAATGTCTTTTTTTGACCATATAGATGTACTTAGAAAACATTTACTACGCTCATTACTGGTCGTAGTATTATTTACCATAGGCGCATTCTGGTTTTCAGACTTTATATTTAATGATCTGATCATGGGGCCTAAGAACCCTGATTTCTGGACTTACAGAATGATGTGCAAGATGGCTGCTGCATGGCCGAACCTGATCGGTTCAGACTTTTGCATCACGCATATTGATGCCAAGATCATCAATACAGAAATGGCCGGACAGTTTACCCTGCAGATCAATGCCTGCGTAATGGTCGGCATTATACTCGGCATCCCATATATTTTATTTGAACTATGGCTGTTCATTAAACCTGCCTTACACGACAATGAGCGCAAATCGGCCAGTCATTTTGTGATGTTTGCCTCTACACTTTTCTTCATAGGGATCCTGTTCGGTTATTATATAGTATGTCCGCTGTCCGTAAACTTCCTCACAAATTTTACGGTAAGCCCTGATATACAGAATACCTTTACCATCACTTCTTATCTTTCTTCTGTAGCGACATTAACCATTGGCTCCGGGATCATCTTTCAGCTGCCCGTAGTGATTTATATTCTGTCAAAGTTCGGTATCATGACCCCTAAGTTCATGCGTTCAACCAGAAGATATGCCGCTGTAATTATCCTCATTGTTGCTGCAGTTGTAACACCTACAGCAGACGTGATGACAATGCTTGTAGTAGCCTTCCCACTATTTGTACTATACGAACTGAGTATCTTTATATCAGCTAATATTGAGCGCAAAAGAAATAAGGAGCTTTATGGGGTAGCCAAAGTAAAGAAATCGTAA
- the rpiB gene encoding ribose 5-phosphate isomerase B produces MSTDKKIKIAIGADHAGFEYKELLKSYLSDHEVKDFGTHSADSVDYPDFAHPVAEAVESEAYTFGVLVCGSANGVAITANKHQQIRAAICWQKEIAELARMHNNANIICIPARFVSEELAKEMVSTFLNTAFEGGRHAGRVNKMSC; encoded by the coding sequence ATGTCAACCGATAAAAAAATTAAAATCGCAATAGGTGCAGATCACGCCGGCTTTGAATACAAGGAACTCCTAAAATCTTATTTAAGTGACCATGAAGTTAAAGATTTTGGCACCCACTCGGCCGATTCTGTTGATTATCCTGATTTTGCACATCCTGTTGCGGAAGCTGTAGAAAGTGAGGCTTATACCTTTGGTGTACTGGTTTGCGGCAGTGCCAATGGGGTTGCCATAACTGCCAATAAGCATCAGCAGATCCGCGCAGCAATCTGTTGGCAAAAGGAGATTGCCGAACTTGCCAGAATGCACAACAATGCCAACATTATCTGTATCCCGGCAAGATTTGTATCTGAAGAACTGGCAAAAGAGATGGTAAGCACCTTTCTAAACACTGCTTTTGAAGGTGGGAGACACGCTGGCAGAGTGAATAAAATGTCGTGCTAA
- a CDS encoding M28 family peptidase: protein MKKHLLYSSIILLMGCTASAQNRDAVKFSQTINKDNAYRHLSVLASDEYEGRETGKKGGWMAAEYIKNQFKVLGLNGPVNGDYFQSVDMASFGISQMLTLEGQPAEPIKNFYVVPSSVSGSGFAFNSGSILFAGYGLNKEGYNDYEGKDITGNVVMILKTAEPSGTTTAKTGGNINTKIKYLSDHKARAVLVIDPVIDMPDNLKNYLQSEQMVMKTKENLDRLNEPQGMPVIYIGTTLANQILKGAKTTLDALKKKMTETGKPVSQVLTVSVTASAKKTENKIRTENVLGFLEGSDPKLKKEILVITAHYDHIGITPDAKGDDKINNGADDDGSGTTGVLMIAEAFSKAKKAGKGPKRSILFMTVTGEEKGLLGSEWYSEYPVFPLINTITNLNIDMIGRGDAAHAQDNNFVYIIGSDMLSSDLDRIGKKANKDYVKMNLDERYNNRTDPNRFYYRSDHYNFAKHGIPVIFYFNGVHEDYHQPGDEISKIDFPMLAKRARLVYYTAWELANGAKRPAVDKNEDGTKKK from the coding sequence ATGAAAAAGCACCTTTTATATAGCAGTATTATTTTGCTGATGGGCTGTACCGCATCAGCACAAAACAGAGATGCGGTAAAATTTAGTCAGACCATTAACAAAGACAATGCCTATAGACATCTTTCTGTGCTTGCCTCTGACGAATATGAAGGTAGGGAGACTGGTAAAAAAGGGGGCTGGATGGCCGCAGAATATATTAAAAATCAGTTTAAGGTTCTGGGTTTAAATGGTCCGGTAAACGGCGATTATTTTCAGTCTGTAGACATGGCTTCTTTTGGTATTTCGCAGATGCTAACGCTGGAAGGCCAACCCGCAGAACCCATTAAAAATTTTTATGTCGTACCTTCATCGGTATCAGGCAGCGGCTTTGCTTTTAATTCAGGCAGCATTTTATTTGCAGGTTATGGGCTGAACAAAGAGGGCTATAACGACTACGAGGGGAAGGATATTACCGGTAATGTAGTGATGATCCTTAAAACTGCAGAACCTTCGGGTACAACTACTGCAAAAACAGGTGGTAATATCAACACAAAAATTAAATACCTATCGGATCATAAAGCCCGCGCTGTTCTGGTAATAGACCCTGTGATTGATATGCCGGATAACCTGAAAAACTATCTGCAATCTGAACAGATGGTAATGAAAACCAAAGAAAACCTTGACCGCCTGAACGAGCCGCAGGGCATGCCCGTTATCTACATCGGTACGACTTTGGCCAACCAGATCTTAAAGGGGGCAAAAACTACCTTAGATGCATTAAAAAAGAAAATGACCGAAACCGGGAAGCCGGTTTCGCAGGTCTTAACCGTCTCTGTTACTGCCAGTGCAAAGAAAACTGAAAATAAAATAAGGACTGAAAATGTTCTGGGCTTTTTGGAAGGCAGTGATCCAAAGTTAAAGAAAGAAATTCTAGTGATTACTGCACATTATGATCACATTGGCATTACTCCGGATGCAAAAGGTGACGATAAAATCAACAATGGAGCTGACGACGACGGCTCAGGGACAACCGGAGTGCTGATGATTGCCGAAGCCTTTTCAAAAGCTAAAAAAGCTGGGAAAGGCCCTAAAAGGAGTATCTTGTTTATGACGGTAACGGGTGAAGAGAAGGGGCTGTTAGGTTCCGAATGGTATTCGGAATATCCTGTTTTTCCATTGATCAATACGATTACCAATCTGAATATAGATATGATAGGCCGTGGAGATGCTGCGCATGCCCAGGATAACAATTTTGTTTATATCATTGGTTCTGATATGTTAAGCAGCGACCTGGACCGTATAGGTAAAAAAGCGAATAAAGATTATGTAAAGATGAACCTGGACGAACGTTATAACAACCGTACAGACCCAAACCGTTTCTACTACCGATCTGATCATTATAATTTTGCCAAACATGGCATCCCGGTTATCTTTTATTTCAACGGGGTCCACGAAGATTATCATCAGCCGGGTGATGAGATCAGTAAGATCGACTTTCCAATGCTGGCTAAAAGGGCAAGATTGGTTTACTACACAGCCTGGGAGCTGGCAAATGGCGCCAAGCGACCTGCTGTGGACAAGAACGAAGACGGAACAAAGAAAAAATAA
- a CDS encoding LutB/LldF family L-lactate oxidation iron-sulfur protein yields MMKVSEEFLIKADEKAFDLGHRKTINYNIGKYNTAVERGLSKFENLENSKKKAHVIKWRVMENLDKFLPEFEANFQRRGGKVIWANDTQEAQKEILNIINRTGGKTVIKSKSMTTEEIHLNDFLGEHGIESLESDLGEYIVQLLGQHPYHIVTPAMHLNKEEIAKLFHEKFGTPLDYTPQQLTQKARELLREKYLNADIGISGGNFLIADTGSIALTENEGNARLCTTFPKIHIAIVGIEKIIPSMADLDLFWPLLASHGTGQNLTVYNTILSGPRRGEETDGPEEMYVILLDNGRTNLLAQKDQRQGLYCIRCGACLNACPVYKNIGGHTYNTTYSGPIGSIITPHLKGMKEFKHLSYASSLCGKCSEVCPVKIDIHKMLLLNRRDAAAEHDNTKTEEIGWKIWKTSMLKRSRIDVFGGKIKNFFLKFLFKKIWGKYREMPEVAPKSFAKLWREKNKDPKSL; encoded by the coding sequence ATGATGAAGGTATCTGAGGAATTTTTGATTAAAGCGGATGAGAAGGCCTTTGATTTAGGGCATCGCAAAACAATTAATTACAACATAGGCAAATACAATACAGCCGTAGAACGCGGATTGTCCAAATTTGAGAACCTGGAAAATTCGAAAAAGAAAGCACATGTAATTAAATGGCGGGTAATGGAAAACCTTGACAAATTTCTACCTGAGTTTGAAGCCAACTTTCAGCGCAGGGGTGGAAAAGTAATCTGGGCAAATGACACCCAGGAAGCGCAAAAGGAAATCCTGAACATCATCAACAGAACCGGGGGTAAAACGGTCATCAAGTCAAAATCAATGACCACTGAAGAAATCCATCTCAACGATTTTTTAGGAGAGCATGGTATAGAATCGCTGGAAAGTGACCTCGGTGAATACATCGTCCAGTTGTTGGGCCAACACCCTTATCATATTGTAACGCCTGCCATGCACCTCAATAAGGAGGAGATTGCCAAATTGTTTCATGAAAAATTTGGTACTCCTTTAGACTATACCCCTCAGCAGCTTACACAAAAAGCCCGTGAGCTTTTGAGAGAAAAGTATCTGAATGCAGATATCGGCATTAGTGGTGGAAATTTTTTAATTGCAGATACCGGAAGTATTGCCTTAACGGAAAATGAAGGGAATGCCAGGCTTTGCACTACCTTTCCTAAAATCCATATCGCCATTGTAGGTATAGAAAAAATTATCCCGTCAATGGCAGACCTTGACCTTTTCTGGCCATTACTGGCCAGCCATGGTACCGGCCAGAATTTAACGGTATACAATACCATACTAAGTGGGCCAAGACGCGGCGAAGAAACAGATGGTCCTGAAGAAATGTATGTCATCCTGTTAGACAATGGCCGCACAAATCTGCTGGCACAGAAAGATCAGCGCCAGGGCTTATACTGTATCCGTTGTGGTGCCTGCCTGAACGCCTGTCCGGTATATAAAAATATCGGTGGACATACTTATAACACGACTTATAGCGGCCCTATAGGCTCCATCATTACCCCCCACTTAAAGGGGATGAAAGAATTTAAGCATTTGAGCTACGCCTCAAGCCTCTGCGGAAAATGTTCGGAAGTCTGTCCCGTAAAGATCGACATCCATAAGATGTTGCTCCTGAACCGCAGGGATGCGGCAGCGGAACACGACAATACCAAAACTGAAGAAATTGGCTGGAAGATCTGGAAAACCAGCATGTTAAAAAGGTCAAGAATCGATGTTTTTGGCGGAAAGATCAAGAATTTCTTTCTGAAATTTCTGTTTAAAAAGATCTGGGGCAAATACCGTGAAATGCCTGAGGTTGCACCAAAATCTTTTGCTAAATTGTGGAGGGAAAAAAACAAAGATCCGAAAAGCTTATAA
- a CDS encoding alpha-ketoacid dehydrogenase subunit alpha/beta, with product MTFDRKDKDNVTLLNFYLQLLYPRMVEEKMLILLRQGRIGKWFSGIGQEAIAVGSTMAMKASEYILPMHRNLGVFTSRNVSLTKLMAQWQGKATGFTKGRDRSFHFGTQEHKIIGMISHLGPQMALADGIALADVLTGKQQVTLVFTGEGATSEGDFHEAVNVAAVWDLPVIFLIENNGYGLSTPVNEQFRCKNLIDKAIGYGIEGFKVDGNNILEVYDLIDRVACRMRENPKPVLIECLTFRMRGHEEASGTKYVPQELLDEWEKKDPVKNFEQYLLDQKILNPDSIEEIKASLKTEIDNEVENAFNEADPLADSERELKAMYFPYAGTSTAPDSTIAKDIRYIDAISDGLRVAMRRHNNLVLMGQDIAEYGGAFKITDGFAEEFGKARVRNTPICESAIVGAALGLSINGYKAMVEMQFADFVTCGFNQIVNNLAKTHYRWGEKADVLIRMPTGAGTGAGPFHSQSNEAWFTKTPGLKVVYPAFPADAKGLLLAAIEDPNPVMYFEHKYLYRSLHGLVPEGFYTLEIGKANVLRRGEQCCIITYGLGVHWAMSYLDQNPDLSVTLVDLRSLQPWDKETVASAVKTTGRVLILHEDTLCSGFGAELAAWISEHCFKYLDAPVMRCASSDTAIPMNKVLEDSFLAKSRLKGSIRRLLAY from the coding sequence ATGACCTTCGACAGAAAAGATAAGGACAATGTCACGCTGTTAAATTTTTATTTACAACTCCTATATCCCAGGATGGTGGAGGAAAAGATGTTGATCTTATTGCGTCAGGGCCGTATTGGAAAATGGTTTTCTGGTATTGGACAGGAAGCCATAGCAGTGGGCAGTACCATGGCGATGAAAGCCTCGGAGTACATCCTTCCCATGCACAGAAATTTAGGGGTCTTTACTTCAAGGAATGTATCCTTAACCAAACTGATGGCCCAATGGCAGGGCAAAGCTACTGGTTTTACAAAAGGCCGCGACCGTTCCTTTCATTTCGGAACCCAGGAACACAAAATCATTGGAATGATATCCCATTTAGGGCCTCAAATGGCACTTGCCGACGGTATTGCCCTTGCAGATGTACTGACGGGCAAGCAACAAGTTACGCTGGTATTCACAGGAGAAGGCGCGACCAGTGAGGGCGATTTTCATGAGGCCGTTAATGTAGCCGCAGTATGGGACCTGCCAGTTATTTTTTTAATTGAAAACAATGGCTATGGCCTATCAACGCCTGTTAACGAACAATTTAGATGTAAGAACCTGATAGATAAAGCCATAGGTTATGGCATCGAAGGATTTAAAGTGGATGGAAATAACATCCTTGAAGTATATGACCTGATTGACAGGGTTGCCTGCAGAATGCGGGAAAACCCTAAACCTGTACTGATAGAATGCCTTACTTTTAGAATGCGTGGTCATGAAGAGGCCTCGGGCACAAAGTATGTTCCCCAGGAGCTTTTAGATGAGTGGGAAAAAAAAGATCCTGTTAAAAATTTCGAACAGTATCTGCTCGATCAAAAAATACTTAATCCGGATTCAATTGAGGAAATAAAAGCCAGCCTGAAAACTGAGATTGATAATGAGGTTGAAAATGCTTTTAATGAAGCCGATCCGCTTGCTGATTCTGAAAGGGAATTGAAAGCCATGTATTTCCCTTATGCTGGTACAAGCACAGCACCGGATAGTACTATTGCAAAAGATATCCGTTACATTGATGCCATTTCTGATGGTCTCCGTGTAGCCATGCGAAGGCACAACAACCTGGTACTAATGGGCCAGGATATTGCGGAATATGGTGGTGCCTTTAAAATAACTGATGGTTTTGCCGAGGAATTTGGCAAAGCGCGGGTACGGAACACCCCTATCTGCGAATCGGCCATTGTAGGCGCAGCGCTTGGCCTTTCCATAAACGGGTATAAGGCCATGGTGGAAATGCAGTTTGCCGACTTTGTGACCTGTGGTTTTAACCAGATTGTAAATAATCTGGCTAAAACACATTACCGCTGGGGAGAAAAAGCAGATGTGCTGATCCGTATGCCTACCGGTGCTGGTACAGGTGCTGGTCCTTTTCATTCACAAAGCAATGAAGCCTGGTTTACTAAAACACCTGGGTTAAAGGTGGTGTACCCGGCCTTTCCCGCAGATGCCAAAGGCCTGCTCCTTGCCGCCATAGAAGATCCAAACCCGGTCATGTATTTTGAACATAAATACCTGTACCGTTCTCTGCACGGACTTGTACCGGAAGGCTTTTATACCCTGGAAATAGGGAAAGCAAACGTCTTGAGACGTGGTGAACAATGCTGCATCATTACTTATGGTTTAGGTGTTCATTGGGCAATGTCCTACCTGGACCAAAATCCGGACCTTTCTGTTACACTGGTAGATTTGCGAAGTTTGCAGCCCTGGGACAAAGAAACTGTGGCCAGTGCCGTTAAAACAACCGGACGGGTGCTTATTTTACATGAAGACACACTGTGTTCTGGTTTTGGTGCTGAACTTGCCGCCTGGATTTCCGAGCATTGCTTTAAATACCTGGATGCTCCGGTAATGCGCTGCGCCAGTAGTGATACAGCAATTCCCATGAATAAGGTACTGGAAGATAGCTTTCTTGCAAAAAGTCGTTTAAAGGGTTCGATCAGACGTTTACTCGCCTATTAA
- a CDS encoding SprT-like domain-containing protein: MEKEKILSQYMPVAAAPIIAKWIDYFQCEFKISKGRATKLGDYRHPFKEAGHKISVNNNLNAYAFLVTTVHEFAHLLTWNDYKNKVKPHGNEWKHNFKRMMVPFLEQSIFPEDLKKAIVSYLNNPSAASCTDLKLSRALKRYDVLADVSRLEELPLHAVFRIKDGRQFKKGEKLRKRYRCVCLDNGNVYLFNPLAEVTLAATGT; encoded by the coding sequence GTGGAAAAAGAGAAAATTTTATCACAATATATGCCCGTAGCTGCTGCGCCGATCATTGCGAAGTGGATAGATTATTTTCAATGTGAATTTAAAATATCAAAAGGCAGGGCCACCAAGCTGGGCGACTACAGGCATCCCTTCAAGGAAGCAGGGCACAAGATTTCTGTAAACAATAACCTCAACGCTTATGCTTTTTTGGTAACTACCGTACATGAATTTGCACATCTGCTTACCTGGAATGACTATAAGAACAAGGTAAAACCTCATGGAAATGAATGGAAACATAATTTTAAAAGAATGATGGTGCCATTTTTAGAGCAAAGTATTTTTCCTGAGGACCTGAAAAAAGCGATTGTTAGCTATTTGAATAACCCCTCGGCAGCTAGCTGTACCGACCTGAAGTTATCCAGGGCATTAAAGAGGTACGATGTGTTGGCTGATGTTTCCAGACTGGAAGAGCTGCCTTTACATGCAGTATTCAGGATTAAGGACGGAAGACAGTTTAAAAAAGGTGAAAAGCTTAGAAAACGCTACCGTTGTGTTTGCCTTGATAATGGGAATGTTTACCTGTTTAATCCGCTTGCAGAAGTCACACTTGCTGCAACCGGTACATAA